One segment of Niabella beijingensis DNA contains the following:
- the rbsK gene encoding ribokinase, producing the protein MNHPEIIVVGSTNMDMVVKADHIPVPGETVIAGSFFMNPGGKGANQAVAIARLGGSVAFVSKLGNDVFGKQSSQLFDEEGIDTRFLLSDPEFPSGVALITVDKEGENSIVVAAGANANLFADDLKDALNALKKAQLILMQLEIPMETVRKTAEFARANGIKVILNPAPFSESLSKDVLKHIDVITPNQTEAEMLSGVKITTMEDAEKAARIIHDMGIPDVIITMGPEGAVLFSGGVVTRIPATRVTAVDTTAAGDVFNGALAVALSEARTLEAAVAFACDAAAISVTRMGAQSSIPYRNEMIVRMIK; encoded by the coding sequence ATGAATCATCCTGAGATAATTGTTGTGGGAAGCACCAATATGGATATGGTGGTGAAAGCGGATCATATTCCGGTACCGGGGGAAACGGTGATCGCGGGCAGTTTTTTTATGAACCCCGGCGGCAAGGGTGCCAACCAGGCGGTTGCTATAGCCCGGCTGGGCGGCTCCGTGGCGTTTGTATCAAAGCTGGGGAATGATGTGTTTGGTAAACAGTCCTCCCAGCTTTTTGATGAAGAGGGAATTGATACCCGCTTTTTATTGTCGGATCCTGAGTTTCCTTCAGGTGTGGCATTGATAACGGTTGATAAGGAGGGCGAGAACAGCATCGTGGTGGCTGCCGGAGCGAATGCCAATCTTTTTGCGGATGATCTCAAAGATGCGCTGAACGCGCTGAAAAAGGCGCAGCTTATTTTGATGCAGCTGGAAATACCCATGGAAACGGTACGGAAAACCGCGGAGTTTGCGAGAGCGAACGGGATAAAAGTAATCTTAAACCCGGCACCTTTCAGCGAAAGTCTTTCAAAGGATGTATTGAAGCATATTGATGTGATAACGCCCAACCAGACAGAAGCGGAGATGCTTTCCGGAGTAAAAATTACAACTATGGAAGATGCGGAAAAAGCCGCCCGGATCATTCATGATATGGGGATCCCGGATGTGATCATTACCATGGGGCCGGAGGGTGCCGTTCTGTTTTCCGGAGGTGTTGTAACAAGGATTCCTGCAACCCGGGTAACGGCGGTTGATACCACCGCTGCCGGTGATGTATTTAACGGAGCGCTTGCCGTGGCACTTTCAGAAGCCAGGACACTGGAGGCGGCAGTAGCGTTTGCCTGCGATGCAGCGGCGATTTCAGTAACAAGGATGGGCGCCCAGTCGTCGATCCCCTACCGGAACGAGATGATCGTGCGGATGATAAAATAG